Proteins encoded together in one Bactrocera neohumeralis isolate Rockhampton chromosome 4, APGP_CSIRO_Bneo_wtdbg2-racon-allhic-juicebox.fasta_v2, whole genome shotgun sequence window:
- the LOC126756352 gene encoding juvenile hormone epoxide hydrolase 1-like yields MGTLLRITFVVLAIVVGLCVHKYQELTSSAPIPQLNDAEYWGPGSAEKYKENTTIKDFDISAKKELIEDLKAQLSRPLVLTEPLEGVGFQYGFNTNYLKEVVAYWRDTYLPKWGEREAFLKQFPHFETQIQGLRVHFIHVKPKSIEGKKVVPLLLIHGWPGSVREFYRLIPLLTKPNPKSEYVFEVIAPSLPGYGWSQGASKVNFGPAQMSLVLRNLMLRLGHEKFLIQGGDWGSLLGASIVTLSAQNVLGYHSNMCTTNHPMLYLLKLLRNWFPSFFIEEENRIFFRPSSKEFTFVLEETGYLLIQASKPDTIGTTLTQNPVGLAAYILEKFSTWTNPAYKQLEDGGLTKRFTLDELLDIVMIYYTTNSITTSQRLYSEGYNFAFHVMNLDSTHINVPTGCARFIHDLMHFTDSELGLKFKNIVHSTYHKEGGHFAAMEVPHILYSDFVEFVAKVFTKPQPKQ; encoded by the exons CTTGTTACGTATTACATTCGTGGTCCTAGCGATTGTCGTAGGTCTGTGTGTGCATAAATATCAGGAACTCACAAGTTCAGCGCCAATTCCCCAACTGAACGATGCGGAATATTGGGGACCCGGCAGCGCCGAAAAATACAAGGAGAACACTACCATTAAAGATTTCGATATAAGCGCCAAAAAGGAG TTAATTGAAGATCTGAAAGCGCAGCTGTCGCGACCGCTGGTGCTCACCGAACCCCTCGAAGGTGTTGGATTTCAATACGGCTTCAATACTAATTACTTGAAAGAGGTGGTGGCATACTGGCGCGACACTTACCTGCCCAAGTGGGGTGAGCGCGAGGCCTTTCTCAAACAGTTCCCGCACTTTGAAACCCAGATTCAAGG TTTACGAGTACACTTCATTCATGTGAAGCCCAAGTCCATCGAAGGTAAAAAGGTGGTACCTCTGTTATTGATCCACGGCTGGCCAGGATCAGTGCGCGAGTTCTATAGGCTAATACCGCTGCTGACGAAACCGAACCCCAAGAGTGAATATGTCTTCGAAGTGATAGCACCCAGCTTGCCCGGTTATGGTTGGTCGCAG GGTGCCTCAAAAGTAAACTTTGGACCCGCACAGATGTCGTTGGTGTTGCGCAATTTGATGTTGCGTTTGGGTCATGAGAAATTCCTAATACAGGGTGGTGATTGGGGCTCTTTACTCGGTGCAAGCATCGTTACTTTATCGGCACAGAATGTGCTCGGTTATCATTCAAATATGTGCACTACCAATCATCCAATGCTTTACCTTCTTAAGTTATTGCGAAATTGGTTCCCGAGCTTTTTTATTGAGgaagaaaatagaattttttttagaccATCCAGCAAAGAATTTACCTTTGTTTTGGAGGAAACGGGATACTTGCTTATTCAGGCATCCAAACCAGACACAATTGGCACAACGCTCACACAGAATCCTGTCGGTTTGGCCGCATACATCTTGGAGAAATTCTCCACATGGACCAATCCTGCATACAAGCAACTCGAGGATGGTGGCCTCACCAAACGCTTCACTTTAGACGAGCTTTTAGATATTGTCATGATTTATTACACTACAAACTCGATAACTACGTCTCAGCGCTTGTACTCGGAGGGCTACAATTTCGCTTTCCATGTTATGAATTTGGACTCGACACATATAAATGTACCTACCGGTTGTGCACGTTTTATACACGACTTGATGCATTTTACGGATTCAGAGCTTGggttgaaattcaaaaatattgtgcacAGTACATACCACAAAGAAGGTGGTCATTTTGCAGCAATGGAAGTTCCACATATTCTTTACAGCGATTTCGTCGAATTCGTCGCTAAAGTATTCACAAAGCCACAACCAAAGCAATAG